The following coding sequences are from one Melospiza melodia melodia isolate bMelMel2 chromosome 2, bMelMel2.pri, whole genome shotgun sequence window:
- the METTL21C gene encoding protein-lysine methyltransferase METTL21C isoform X1 encodes MPSITSGQLCEPTQFQLSVSCGVTVTAVFGSLAMISAQQPPFPNKIQRTMDCQSEEEETCEEQYDSENCTCSSEDAESERGSPVTLKILQNWVPRVSHYFDKEHYTYVGHQIVIQESIEHFGAVVWPGALALSQYLEANQEQFNLKDKKVLEIGAGTGLLSIVACILGAHVTATDLPEVLENLSYNISRNTQNLNMHKPEVRKLVWGEGLNEDFPVSTYHYDFILATDVVYHHGALDPLLATMVYFCKPGTVLLWANKFRFSTDYEFLEKVCNIFNTTILAEFPESNVKLLKATVRKN; translated from the exons ATGCCCTCTATCACATCAG GTCAGCTCTGTGAGCCAACACAATTCCAGCTCTCTGTTTCGTGCGGAGTGACGGTCACTGCGGTATTTGG CTCTCTTGCCATGATCTCTGCACAGCAGCCACCATTTCCCAACAAAATTCAAAGAACAATGGACTGCCAATCCGAGGAAGAAGAAACATGTGAAGAGCAGTATGATTCTGAAAACTGCACTTGCAGCTCTGAGGATGCAGAATCTGAAAGAG GCTCACCAGTAACTCTTAAAATACTGCAGAACTGGGTTCCTAGAGTTTCACACTACTTTGATAAGGAGCACTATACATACGTTGGCCACCAGATTGTCATTCAGGAGTCCATAGAACACTTTGGAGCTGTGGTATGGCCAGGG GCACTGGCTTTATCTCAGTATCTGGAAGCAAATCAAGAACAATTCAACCTCAAAGACAAAAAAGTTTTGGAAATTGGTGCTGGAACAGGCTTGCTTTCCATTGTGGCCTGTATCTTAG GAGCTCATGTTACAGCTACTGATTTGCCAGAAGTTCTTGAAAATCTCTCATATAATATTTCAAGAAATACACAGAACTTGAATATGCACAAACCTGAAGTGAGAAAACTGGTATGGGGAGAAGGCCTCAATGAAGACTTTCCAGTATCAACTTACCATTATGATTTCATACTGGCAACTGATGTTGTGTACCATCATGGAGCTCTGGACCCCCTGCTAGCAACAATGGTGTACTTTTGTAAGCCAGGAACAGTATTGCTATGGGCAAATAAATTCAGATTCAGTACAGACTACGAATTTTTGGAAAAAGTTTGCAATATATTTAACACAACCATTCTAGCAGAATTTCCAGAATCAAATGTCAAGCTACTTAAAGCCACAGTAAGAAAGAATTAA
- the METTL21C gene encoding protein-lysine methyltransferase METTL21C isoform X2 — translation MISAQQPPFPNKIQRTMDCQSEEEETCEEQYDSENCTCSSEDAESERGSPVTLKILQNWVPRVSHYFDKEHYTYVGHQIVIQESIEHFGAVVWPGALALSQYLEANQEQFNLKDKKVLEIGAGTGLLSIVACILGAHVTATDLPEVLENLSYNISRNTQNLNMHKPEVRKLVWGEGLNEDFPVSTYHYDFILATDVVYHHGALDPLLATMVYFCKPGTVLLWANKFRFSTDYEFLEKVCNIFNTTILAEFPESNVKLLKATVRKN, via the exons ATGATCTCTGCACAGCAGCCACCATTTCCCAACAAAATTCAAAGAACAATGGACTGCCAATCCGAGGAAGAAGAAACATGTGAAGAGCAGTATGATTCTGAAAACTGCACTTGCAGCTCTGAGGATGCAGAATCTGAAAGAG GCTCACCAGTAACTCTTAAAATACTGCAGAACTGGGTTCCTAGAGTTTCACACTACTTTGATAAGGAGCACTATACATACGTTGGCCACCAGATTGTCATTCAGGAGTCCATAGAACACTTTGGAGCTGTGGTATGGCCAGGG GCACTGGCTTTATCTCAGTATCTGGAAGCAAATCAAGAACAATTCAACCTCAAAGACAAAAAAGTTTTGGAAATTGGTGCTGGAACAGGCTTGCTTTCCATTGTGGCCTGTATCTTAG GAGCTCATGTTACAGCTACTGATTTGCCAGAAGTTCTTGAAAATCTCTCATATAATATTTCAAGAAATACACAGAACTTGAATATGCACAAACCTGAAGTGAGAAAACTGGTATGGGGAGAAGGCCTCAATGAAGACTTTCCAGTATCAACTTACCATTATGATTTCATACTGGCAACTGATGTTGTGTACCATCATGGAGCTCTGGACCCCCTGCTAGCAACAATGGTGTACTTTTGTAAGCCAGGAACAGTATTGCTATGGGCAAATAAATTCAGATTCAGTACAGACTACGAATTTTTGGAAAAAGTTTGCAATATATTTAACACAACCATTCTAGCAGAATTTCCAGAATCAAATGTCAAGCTACTTAAAGCCACAGTAAGAAAGAATTAA